The following nucleotide sequence is from Nesterenkonia xinjiangensis.
CGCGTGTGGATGGTCGTCAACCCGATCCTGAGCGGATTCGCCTATTTCCTGGTGTTCGGGATGCTGCTTGACCTCTCCCGCGGCATCAGCAACTTCATCGGGTACCTGATCATCGGCGTGTTCATGTTCCGCTACACGACGTCAGCGGTCTCCTCCGGGGCGAGTTCGATGGTCAGCAATCAGTCGGTGGTGCAGGCTTTCAATTTCCCCCGCGCGAGCCTGCCGTTCGCCATCAACGTCCGTGAGCTCTTCTCCAACGTGCCCATGCTGCTGGTGATGGGGGTGCTGGTGCTCACCATCGGAGACGTGCCGCTGGCCGGCACCGAGCCGACGCCCGTCTCGGTGGACTGGCTGTGGCTGTTCATCTTCCCCGTGCTGGCACTGAACTTCCTGCTCAGCACGGGTCTAGGGATGCTGCTGGCGCGTGCGGTCTCCGCGTACACGGATGTGAAGCACATGATCAGCTTCGGGATGCGGATCTGGTTCTACACCTCGGCGGTCTTCTTCACCGTGGACCGTTTCGCCGGGGCCCCCGGCGGTGAGTACATCGAGTTCGCGATGTACCACAACCCGATGTTCTGCGTGCTGGACATCATCCGCTCCACCTGGCTCTACGGCGAGATGGCCGACCCTTATCGCTGGGTCGTGCTGATCACCTCCTCGGTCAGCATCTTCATCATCGGTTTCCTCGTGTTCTGGCACGGCGAAGAGAAGTACGGGAGGGAACGATGAGCGTCCCGGTGCGGAACTACACACCACGGCGGGTGAACTGGGGATCCTCCGGCGAGTCGGAGGTCCTCACGGCGCACACCGGCGAGCTGGACCTCCTGCAGCAGGACCAGCTCTTCGAAGAGATCGCCTGGGCCGACGAGGCGCGGGAGCCTGAGGTAGAGCGACTCGACGCCAGCCAGATCGCCGTGGCGGTGGACCAGGCGTCCATGATCTACAAGATCCGCTCCTCCTCGGAGTACCGCAACTCCCAGCGCAGGATCTCCCGCCAGTTGGGCAGGATCACCGGCTCGGGCTGGGCCCACGTGCCGGCGCTGCAGGATCTGAGCTTCGTAGTGCGGCAGGGCGAATCCGTGGGCGTGATCGGCACGAACGGCTCCGGGAAGTCAACTCTGATGAAGCTGCTGACGGGCAAGATCCGGCCCACCACCGGTGAGGTCTACGCGACCTCGACACCGGTCATGCTCGGCGTCAACGCCGCCCTGGTGAAGCAGCTGTCCGGCCGGGAGAACATCAAGCTCGGGTGTCTGGCCATGGGGCTCTCGCCGGCACAGGTGGCCGAGAAGTACGAGATGGTCGTGGAGCTCTCCGGCCTGGAGGCCTCGCTGAACCTGCCGCTGAAGTCCTACTCCTCCGGCATGGCCTCGCGCCTGCAGTTCGCCATCGCCACCGCGGTGGACCCAGACATCCTCATCATCGACGAGGCCCTGAACACCGGTGATGCGCAGTTCCGGGCGCGCACCAAGCGCCGTCTGGACGAAGTCCGCCAGCAGGCCGGCTGCGTCTTCCTGGTGTCCCACTCGCTGGGGACCATCAAGCAGATGTGTTCCCGCGTGATGTGGATCGAGCAGGGCCGGCTGCTGGCCGATGGTGATCCGGAGTGGGTCATCCAGCAGTACCAGGAGTACACCGAGCACAAGTCCAATGACCGTCTGCGGTCTGCCCAGATCGTCTATGACCGCACGCTGCTGCAGCTGGGCCCGGTACGCATCGACTTCGACGGCGGCACCCGGCCCAAGCGCGCCGGCTGACGTCGCCGCCCGGATGCTCCCGGGCCCTCCAGCGGCGCAGCGGATCGACCAGGCACAGATCAGGGCCCGGGACGGTTCACCGTCCCGGGCCCTGTGACGCGCATGCGGGCATGATCTGCCCGGGGCTGCTGCTCAGCCGAACCAGATGCCGATCTCGCGTTCGGCGCTCTCCACGGAGTCCGAGCCGTGCACCAGGTTCTTCTGCACCTTCTCCCCCCAGTCACGGCCGAGGTCGCCGCGGATCGTCCCCGGAGCCGCCGTCGTCGGCTCCGTGGTGCCCGCCAGGGAGCGGAACCCCTCGATGACCCGGTCACCCTCCAGGATCGCGGCGACCACGGGGCCGGAGAGCATGAAGTCCACCAGAGGCTGGTAGAAGGGCTTGCCCTCGTGCTCGGCGTAATGGGCGGCCAGCTGCTCGGTGGAGGCGCGCAGCTGCTTCAGCTCGGCGATGCGGTAGCCCTTGGTCTCCGCTCGGCGCAGGATCTCACCGGTCAGGCCGCGCTCGACGCCGTCGGGCTTGACCAGGATCAGGGTGCGTTCAGTCATTCAGCTCTCCTCACGATGCATATGCTCAGTCTCGGGCCGCCCGGGCTCCGCCTCGGCAGCCAGGCGTTCCTCCGCCCTCCATCTTTCCATCTTCTCCCGGTCCAGCTGGCGTCCCTTGACCACCGCGTACCACCAGCACGCCAGGAACATCACTCCGACGAAGTACATGAACGGCTCGAAGACGCCGCCGGCGATGATCACGCCCTGCAGGATCCAGCCCATCCAGTAACCCCAGGGGCGGGTGAGAACAGCACAGGTGAGGATCAGCAGCGCCGACACCACCAGGGATCCCCCGAACAGCCACCAGGCGAACCACTCGTTCTGATGCAGCCCCCAGGCCATGAGCCCGTAGAAGAACATCAGCAGCGCCTCAAGGCTGAGCACGGCCGAGGCGAACATGACTCGCACCGACCGCGGCGGACGGGTCATGCCCGGCCGCCATTCCCGCTGCGCGCGGGTCTCGCGGCGAGGTCGACCCGCGCGGGCGTCGTCGTCCTGTCCTGCCATCTCAGAGGTCACCTCCGCCCAGCAGCGTACGGGCCTCTCCGACCACGGTGATGGATCCGGTGATCAGCACTCCGGCCCCGACTCCGTCGGCGGAGGCATCGATCCTCCCCACAGCCCAGTCGATGGCCTCGTCGAGGCGTTCGGTGATGTGGATGTCCTGCTCTGAGAAGCCGATGTCCAGGGCGATCTCCGCCAGCTGCGCCGACGGGATCGCCCGGGGGGAGGTGGACTGGGTGAAGCAGATGTCCTCGACCAGGCCGTCGTATTCGCGGTGCAGCGTCGCGAGGATCTCCCGGGCGTCCTTCTCCTGAAGGATCCCCACCACCAGCACCAGCTGTGAGAGCCCGAACGACTCCTTGAGCGCCTGCGCGCTGGCCTCGATGCCGGAGGGATTGTGGGCGGCGTCGATGATCATCGACGGGCTGGTGCGGAGTACCTCGAGCCGCCCGGGCGAGCTGATGTGCTCGCAGGCCAGCTGGAGGATCTCCAGGCTCAGCTCCTGCTCCCCTCCCCCGATGAACGCCTCAAGCGCCGCGATCGCCACCGCCAGGTTCTCGGCCTGGTGGGCGCCGTGCAGCGGCAGCAGCAGGTCGGGATAGCGTCCGGCCAGCCCCTGGATGGTGACCTGCTGACCGCCGACCCCTGGGGTGCGCGCCTCGACGCCGAACTCGACTCCTTCGAAGCGGAACGGGACCGCGGCCTCTCGGGCTGCCTCCAGCAGCACGTCAGCGGCCTCTGGGACCTGGGCGGCCGAGATCAGGAATCCCTCCGGCTTGATGATGCCGGCCTTCTCCAGGGCGATGTCCCGTTCCGAGTCACCGAGCAGATCCGTGTGGTCCAGGGAGATGGGTGTGAGCACGCTGACTGATCCGTCGGCGACGTTGGTGGCGTCGGTGATCCCTCCCAGCCCGACCTCGAGGACCATGACGTCGACGGGCTCGTCGGCGAAGATGGCGAAGGCCAGGATGGTCACGCACTCGAAGTAGGTCAGCGGCACCTCTCCGCGCGCAGTCAGCTGCTGGTCCACCAGGCTCAGGTGCGGGCGGATCTCGTCCCAGATGCGCACGAACGTCTCGTCCGCCACCGGTGATCCCTCCACACAGATCCGTTCGGTGACAGAGGCCAGGTGCGGTGACGTGTAGCGACCCACCCGCAGGTCGTGGGCGAGCAGGCCGGCCTCGATCATCCGGGCGGTGGAGGTCTTCCCGTTGGTCCCGCTGAGGTGGATCACCGGGGCGGCCCGGTGGGGCTCGCCGAGGATGTCCATGGCCATGCGCATGGGCTCCATGCGCGGCTCCATCTTGTTCTCCGGCGCGCGGGAGAGCAGCTCCGCGTAGACGCTGGCCACCGAGAACTGGTCGACCGGCTGGCCCTCGACGGGGTTCAGCGACTCGGAATCAGACATGGGTTGTCTCCTCAATCGACGGGGGTCGTCGTGCGGCGCGGACGAGAGTCGCGGCCATCGTCGACGGCGACGCAGACCAATGGGTCAGAGGCGGCCGCGTCGGCCACCAGGTGCAGCTGAGAGGTGAGCGTCTCGGAGGTCACCAGCTCACGGTGGTCCTCGATCGCGTCGATCGTCGACGCGGCCGCGGTCACCGTGGTCCGGATGCGGTCCGAGACCTGGAGGTCGGCATCCTTGCGGGCCTGCTGGATCGTGCGGATCAGATCCCGGGCGGTGCCCTCGGCGATGAGCCTGGCGGTCAGGGCGGTGTCCAGGACGAGGAAGCCTCCCCCGGCGCCGTCGACGACGCCCTCCAGCACGGTCACGGCCTGGTCGGCCAGAGCGTCAGAGACCGTGGTGGTCAGCGTGTACTCGCCCTCGTGGAGCGCCAGCCCGCCTGCGATCACTCCCCCGGCGGTGGTCGACCAGTCGCCGGACTTCGCCCCCTTGATGGCCTTCTGGACGTCCTTTCCCAGCCGGGGTCCGGCAGCACGGGCATTGACCACCAGCTGCTGGCCGATCCCCCAGTCGTCCGCTGAGACCTCAGCGGCGTCGCGGAGCTCGACCTCCTTGATGTTGAGCTCGTCGGCGATGATCTGCTGATAGGTCCCTGCCAGGTCGGCGGCTCCGGGGACCACCACGGTCAGCTTGGCGAGGGGCTGACGCACCCGCAGCTTGGCGGACTTGCGCAGGGAGGAGCCGGCGGAGGTGATGCCACGGGTGAGGTCCATCAGCCCCACGGACCGCTCGTCGCGCAGGTACTCCTCCGGGTCCGGCCAGTCGGCCAGGTGCACGGAACGCTCCCCTGTCAGGCCGCGCCAGATGTCCTCGCTGATCAGCGGCAGCAAGGGCGCCGCCACCCGGGCGAAGGTCTCCAGTGCGGTGTAGAGGACGTCATAGGCTGCGGTGTCCTCCTCGTAGAAGCGCTGACGGGACCGGCGGATGTACCAGTTGGTCAGTGTCTCGGAGAAGGTGCGCAGCGCGTCGCAGGCCGCGGAGACGTCGTAGGCGTCGAGGGCGGTGGTCGCCCCCCGGACCAGGTCGCCGGTGGCGGCCAGGATGTAGCGGTCCAAGGGGTTCAGCGCCTCGGTGTCCACCTCGGGGGCGGTGACCCGCCTCGCCTGGTATCCGGCTCCGCCGTTCGCCGTGTTGGCGTAGAGGGTGAAGAAGTGCCAGGCGTTCCACATCGGC
It contains:
- a CDS encoding bifunctional folylpolyglutamate synthase/dihydrofolate synthase codes for the protein MSDSESLNPVEGQPVDQFSVASVYAELLSRAPENKMEPRMEPMRMAMDILGEPHRAAPVIHLSGTNGKTSTARMIEAGLLAHDLRVGRYTSPHLASVTERICVEGSPVADETFVRIWDEIRPHLSLVDQQLTARGEVPLTYFECVTILAFAIFADEPVDVMVLEVGLGGITDATNVADGSVSVLTPISLDHTDLLGDSERDIALEKAGIIKPEGFLISAAQVPEAADVLLEAAREAAVPFRFEGVEFGVEARTPGVGGQQVTIQGLAGRYPDLLLPLHGAHQAENLAVAIAALEAFIGGGEQELSLEILQLACEHISSPGRLEVLRTSPSMIIDAAHNPSGIEASAQALKESFGLSQLVLVVGILQEKDAREILATLHREYDGLVEDICFTQSTSPRAIPSAQLAEIALDIGFSEQDIHITERLDEAIDWAVGRIDASADGVGAGVLITGSITVVGEARTLLGGGDL
- the ndk gene encoding nucleoside-diphosphate kinase; translation: MTERTLILVKPDGVERGLTGEILRRAETKGYRIAELKQLRASTEQLAAHYAEHEGKPFYQPLVDFMLSGPVVAAILEGDRVIEGFRSLAGTTEPTTAAPGTIRGDLGRDWGEKVQKNLVHGSDSVESAEREIGIWFG
- a CDS encoding ABC transporter permease encodes the protein MATPTAERTAAQNGADASHEAAHVVQLDGSSLVRVGARPRLFDYIRRLWTFRHFIIYDSHSRVQTANSNDAMGRVWMVVNPILSGFAYFLVFGMLLDLSRGISNFIGYLIIGVFMFRYTTSAVSSGASSMVSNQSVVQAFNFPRASLPFAINVRELFSNVPMLLVMGVLVLTIGDVPLAGTEPTPVSVDWLWLFIFPVLALNFLLSTGLGMLLARAVSAYTDVKHMISFGMRIWFYTSAVFFTVDRFAGAPGGEYIEFAMYHNPMFCVLDIIRSTWLYGEMADPYRWVVLITSSVSIFIIGFLVFWHGEEKYGRER
- a CDS encoding DUF4233 domain-containing protein, which produces MAGQDDDARAGRPRRETRAQREWRPGMTRPPRSVRVMFASAVLSLEALLMFFYGLMAWGLHQNEWFAWWLFGGSLVVSALLILTCAVLTRPWGYWMGWILQGVIIAGGVFEPFMYFVGVMFLACWWYAVVKGRQLDREKMERWRAEERLAAEAEPGRPETEHMHREES
- a CDS encoding ABC transporter ATP-binding protein; amino-acid sequence: MSVPVRNYTPRRVNWGSSGESEVLTAHTGELDLLQQDQLFEEIAWADEAREPEVERLDASQIAVAVDQASMIYKIRSSSEYRNSQRRISRQLGRITGSGWAHVPALQDLSFVVRQGESVGVIGTNGSGKSTLMKLLTGKIRPTTGEVYATSTPVMLGVNAALVKQLSGRENIKLGCLAMGLSPAQVAEKYEMVVELSGLEASLNLPLKSYSSGMASRLQFAIATAVDPDILIIDEALNTGDAQFRARTKRRLDEVRQQAGCVFLVSHSLGTIKQMCSRVMWIEQGRLLADGDPEWVIQQYQEYTEHKSNDRLRSAQIVYDRTLLQLGPVRIDFDGGTRPKRAG